The following are encoded in a window of Danaus plexippus chromosome 22 unlocalized genomic scaffold, MEX_DaPlex mxdp_33, whole genome shotgun sequence genomic DNA:
- the LOC133320415 gene encoding uncharacterized protein LOC133320415 produces the protein MSIYIIPVTVQAQENFFGLLELVRHHMEYCSHLWAGAPQCQLLPFDRIQHRATRMVDDTDLTYRLDTLVLRRDVAYLSVFYRIYYGECSEQLIGLLPAAQFHHRTARHGLQYHPHHVDSWKSTTVYFKRNFLPRTTTLLN, from the exons ATGAGCATCTACATCATACCAGTGACAGTGCAGGCACAAGAAAATTTCTTCGGTCTCTTGGAGTTG GTAAGACATCACATGGAGTACTGCTCTCACCTCTGGGCTGGAGCACCCCAGTGCCAACTTCTTCCTTTTGACCGAATTCAACATCGTGCAACTCGAATGGTTGACGATACCGATCTTACCTATAGGCTTGATACTCTAGTCCTTCGGAGAGACGTTGCTTATCTTAGCGTCTTTTATCGCATTTACTATGGGGAATGCTCTGAGCAGCTCATCGGGCTACTACCTGCAGCTCAATTCCACCATCGCACTGCACGTCACGGGTTGCAATACCATCCGCACCACGTTGACAGCTGGAAGTCAACCACAGTGTACTTTAAAAGGAACTTTCTGCCACGCACCACCACCCTGTTGAATTAG